A single window of Leclercia adecarboxylata DNA harbors:
- a CDS encoding tail fiber domain-containing protein: MANRIDSIELTQANGTWISLINSASVPGNSTSTLGGQIRSQFNIAGAEAASALFEALYFKDAAGAITRRCRITVKGGTPPADADVVEIGQNGQIFCNGAVFKGQTGISPSLQLFGNTNAGVFVNSYPYNKAGEPYTRRIMRIGASSSASQDIASISVAGGYTCRAGTGGIDNHDNAFNFNWLNSTLIAYIDSSNVGTIQMQSTCDAELKKNKVYVTDKMAALTEVLQWKPATFKYKARGILPESETKLSFIANDLAETSPETVKGEGISPGEDIQDNAVFAKSYILDKDAMIAKLTLALQATNQKLDELQSEIQSLKA, encoded by the coding sequence ATGGCAAACCGAATTGACAGCATTGAACTGACGCAGGCCAATGGTACATGGATATCATTAATCAACAGCGCATCAGTGCCGGGTAATAGCACGTCTACTTTAGGTGGTCAGATACGCTCTCAATTTAATATCGCAGGAGCCGAGGCCGCTTCTGCTTTGTTTGAAGCATTGTATTTTAAGGACGCTGCCGGGGCTATTACCCGTCGGTGCCGTATCACTGTGAAAGGGGGAACCCCTCCGGCTGACGCCGATGTCGTAGAGATTGGGCAAAATGGGCAGATATTCTGTAACGGCGCAGTATTTAAGGGACAGACCGGAATATCACCCTCATTGCAACTGTTCGGGAATACTAACGCGGGCGTTTTCGTGAACAGTTATCCCTACAATAAAGCGGGTGAGCCCTATACGCGCAGGATTATGAGAATAGGTGCTTCAAGTTCCGCCAGTCAGGACATCGCGTCTATATCCGTGGCTGGCGGGTATACCTGTCGGGCCGGGACAGGTGGGATTGATAATCACGATAACGCCTTCAATTTCAACTGGTTGAATAGCACGCTAATAGCCTACATTGACTCATCAAACGTAGGTACTATCCAGATGCAAAGTACCTGTGATGCCGAACTTAAAAAGAACAAGGTATACGTTACTGACAAAATGGCTGCGCTGACGGAGGTTTTGCAGTGGAAGCCGGCTACCTTTAAGTACAAAGCGCGTGGCATCCTGCCGGAGAGTGAAACCAAACTCAGCTTCATTGCAAACGACCTGGCTGAGACTTCACCAGAAACTGTCAAGGGTGAGGGCATCTCTCCTGGAGAGGATATTCAGGACAATGCGGTTTTTGCAAAAAGCTACATTCTGGACAAAGACGCTATGATCGCCAAACTGACACTGGCGCTTCAGGCCACAAACCAGAAGTTAGACGAGTTGCAGTCTGAAATCCAGTCATTGAAAGCGTGA